A stretch of the Capsicum annuum cultivar UCD-10X-F1 chromosome 8, UCD10Xv1.1, whole genome shotgun sequence genome encodes the following:
- the LOC107879802 gene encoding putative F-box protein At3g47150, with amino-acid sequence MGTSIDDGGPFPEDLTLDILQRLPFKSLLRFKCISKNWYGLISSPAFVGKHFNYHGNKKRPKIQFHDIDRPASDDDLIPMIIFSEDDSEGGGEGTPLIEKPHHLRGFGVDKLFYGPVDGVFSFSGTRSTTEYDPCLGLWNPATRVVTTLPPVHFKPQPAFLLDIAGIFGFGFDPPLHK; translated from the coding sequence ATGGGCACTAGCATTGATGATGGTGGGCCATTCCCTGAAGATTTGACGCTGGACATTCTACAAAGGTTGCCATTTAAGTCGTTGTTGCGGTTCAAATGCATAAGCAAGAACTGGTACGGTCTTATCAGTAGCCCTGCGTTTGTGGGCAAACACTTTAATTATCATGGAAACAAGAAACGCCCCAAAATACAATTTCATGACATCGACAGACCTGCATCGGATGATGATTTGATTCCTATGATCATATTTTCGGAGGATGATTcagaaggaggaggagaaggaacCCCTTTAATTGAAAAACCTCATCATCTTCGGGGTTTTGGTGTTGATAAGTTGTTCTACGGTCCTGTGGATGGCGTGTTTTCGTTTAGTGGAACAAGGTCAACAACTGAATATGACCCTTGTTTGGGACTGTGGAATCCTGCAACCAGGGTGGTAACCACTCTCCCTCCAGTCCACTTCAAGCCTCAACCAGCATTTCTCCTAGATATAGCTGGCATTTTTGGGTTTGGATTCGATCCCCCCCTTCACAAGTAA
- the LOC107879330 gene encoding uncharacterized protein LOC107879330, translating to MESIAVLIKHSGRWTYEQQYEDYTSDAILLSINSTYDQLYTVLATHIDVDLTYKCIQIEYQLIDSAGQIRIRNDMGLKVYIMQKKELKDISILPLYVSIFEKENFGTLICSSLSIGEPMKMSVTDSSLVNTSTERALTISASNECLDTFEMDTTRVIISDPHHKHIEVDQVYISKSVLKSVMKDYTIREKFQSLSARSSKTCYTLLCRSRKCEFLFRASAIGESTLFYVREFLPEHTCPIKDKIYPKLHDTSKLIGGIVKPKFKCHKRKYSPSNIKSDMKEDMGMDLTYIMCWRAKKQALEDLRGKPSASHGKLPAYIHVLNTSYPGHIFPLAYDVLDSKNDASWRWFFENLKEAYGERKDMCIVSDCNASIIKAVSDVYYEIPHYAYVFYTMGKSYLKSEFHMLMEKVEAVDARVKNYLELTGYDKWARSYASVHRGWTLTSNIAEFINAALVSARELPIYDFLEEVRLMFGRWNCGNRQQALYTFTDLIGKFQEILQQNEAECTRMKVIPASEYIYTVHDKEKHFIVCLNGKKFLDNKNFKKGPYCSDLYKPKTVLRTYDLPIYPLPHKDDWVISKKIMDEIVLSPKYKRPPGRPPKKDRGKSRRDMFEKKSKNYCSSCGLKGHNRRSCRKYNK from the exons ATGGAAAGTATAGCTGTTCTTATTAAACACTCTGGTAGATGGACATatgaacaacaatatgaagattaCACCAGTGATGCGATATTGTTGAGCATAAACTCTACGTATGACCAACTTTACACAGTACTGGCTACTCACATTGATGTTGATTTGACGTACAAGTGTATTCAAATCGAATATCAACTAATAGATAGTGCAGGGCAAATACGTATACGTAATGACATGGGTTTGAAGGTCTATATTATGCAGAAAAAGGAATTGAAGGATATTAGTATTTTGCCTTTGTATGTAAGTATTTTTGAGAAGGAAAATTTTGGCACATTGATATGTTCATCGTTGAGTATTGGCGAACCTATGAAGATGTCTGTCACTGATAGTAGCTTGGTAAATACAAGTACTGAAAGAGCGTTAACTATTTCTGCTTCAAATGAATGTTTGGATACATTTGAAATGGATACAACTAGAGTTATTATCTCAGATCCAcatcacaaacatattgaggttgaTCAAGTTTATATCTCGAAAAGTGTATTAAAATCGGTAATGAAAGATTATACAATTCGAGAGAAGTTTCAATCACTATCTGCAAGATCTAGTAAAACATG TTATACATTGCTGTGCAGATCcagaaaatgtgaatttttattcCGTGCATCTGCTATCGGCGAATCTACATTGTTTTATGTAAGAGAATTTTTACCTGAACATACCTGTCCAATCAAAGATAAGATTTATCCTAAATTGCATGATACTAGTAAGTTGATTGGTGGTATAGTCAAACCAAAGTTTAaatgccacaagaggaaatacAGTCCATCCAATATCAAAAGTGACATGAAGGAAGACATGGGTATGGATTTAACATATATTATGTGTTGGCGAGCTAAGAAACAAGCACTTGAAGATTTAAGAGGAAAACCATCAGCATCGCACGGAAAACTACCTGCATACATACATGTGTTGAACACAAGTTATCCAG gacatatatttcctttggcttATGATGTACTGGACTCtaaaaatgatgcatcttggaggtggttttttgagaatttgaaggaaGCATACGGTGAAAGAAAAGATATGTGTATCGTTTCTGATTGTAATGCAAGCATCATAAAAGCTGTCAGTGACGTGTATTATGAGataccacattatgcat ATGTCTTCTATACTATGGGAAAATCATATTTGAAGAGTGAATTTCACATGTTAATGGAGAAAGTGGAGGCAGTTGATGCTAGAGTGAAGAATTACTTGGAATTGACTGGTTACGATAAGTGGGCTAGATCGTATGCATCCGTTCATAGAGGatggactttgacttcaaacattgcCGAGTTCATTAATGCTGCACTGGTTTCAGCTAGAGAACTACCAATATATGATTTTCTGGAGGAAGTTAGATTGATGTTTGGAAGATGGAACTGTGGAAACAGACAGCAGGCGTTGTATACTTTTACGGATCTTATTggtaaatttcaagaaattcttcaacagaatGAAGCGGAGTGTACACGTATGAAG gtTATACCTGCATCAGAGTACATCTATACAGTCCACGATAAGGAGAAACATTTTATTGTTTGTCTTAATGGAAAAAAAT TTCTTGATAACAAGAATTTCAAGAAGGGGCCATATTGCTCTGATCTATACAAGCCAAAAACCGTCCTAAGAACATATGATCTTCCAATTTATCCACtaccacacaaagatgactggGTGATTTCGAAAAAAATTATGGATGAGATTGTTCTGTCGCCAAAATACAAGCGACCCCCCGGAAGACCTCCGAAGAAGGATCGTGGAAAATCCAGACGAGATATGTTTGAAAAGAAGAGcaaaaattattgtagttcatgTGGTTTAAaaggtcacaataggcgttcatgtaggaaatacaacaaatga
- the LOC124886678 gene encoding uncharacterized protein LOC124886678, translated as MSLETKESTTNAIVIRAKGTNLHFSPREFVVVTGLNCVSNKDDFVFDEDLPNRLIEDYFGGAKYIQKRELFVAFSEKLWGKDNDEDAVKFGNLYFIHAFLLSAVDTVVISRLHFDLVESGRYSDYPWGSVAFEELAKSLNRKLKPKGKFYMLHGMPLAIQIWLYECCSTVPRNVASRVDNQIPRLLNWKTNAPRPRYESLMESMFNEADVKVSFKNIEPTRKEISCFRIPKKVGPAGVSHKEAEVNSDDDFQDPPHPKNYSITQKKHHGDSSSSPVKKKLKQQHKGLDEQTPKSTPPPRAAKKLSVRTPIFMPIQQKEKVASNKKDLNRSSSKKSNRIQSPDSSFCSSGDEDDFVSKKVFHKFRNEVLQEMKPIRGLVSTRCDAIMNAISEIKKKDKDNEVDNPPMDEAVETTPYYEFSSNFVHDLYKNSKDTLVTEEINGNQSASLMEVYNEDKNDAPDKNAMDQHEARDICESPNTKLVDDNICEAHISDSQFSFPDEVLKSINLDFIKSNLGVEDESTVFAFYVFIYFHKLSD; from the exons ATGTCGCTTGAGACTAAGGAAAGCACTACAAATGCCATAGTAATTCGTGCGAAGGGCACAAATCTTCATTTCAGTCCTAGAGAGTTTGTTGTGGTTACTGGTTTGAATTGTGTTTCAAACAAGGACGATTTTGTGTTTGATGAGGATCTTCCGAATAGACTTATTGAAGACTATTTTGGTGGTGCCAAATATATTCAAAAAAGAGAATTATTTGTTGCTTTTTCTGAAAAATTATGGGGAAAAGACAATGATGAAGATGCCGTGAAGTTTGGTAATCTCTATTTTATTCATGCATTTTTGTTGTCTGCTGTTGATACTGTCGTTATTTCACGTCTACATTTTGATTTAGTTGAGAGTGGTCGCTACAGTGATTATCCTTGGGGGTCTGTTGCATTTGAGGAATTAGCAAAGAGCTTGAATAGAAAGTTGAAACCAAAAGGCAAGTTTTATATGCTACATGGAATGCCTCTGGCCATTCAAATTTGGTTGTATGAGTGTTGCTCCACTGTTCCTCGTAATGTTGCTTCAAGGGTGGACAATCAAATTCCCCGTCTTTTGAATTGGAAAACAAATGCTCCCCGTCCACGATACGAATCTCTTATGGAAAGCATGTTTAATGAAGCAGATGTCAAG GTTTCTTTTAAGAATATTGAGCCAACACGGAAAGAGATTTCATGCTTTCGCATACCCAAGAAAGTTGGTCCTGCAGGTGTAAGTCACAAAGAGGCTGAGGTTAATTCGGATGATGATTTCCAGGATCCGCCACAtccaaaaaattattcaattaccCAAAAAAAACATCATGGTGATTCATCATCTTCACCTGTCAAGAAAAAGTTGAAGCAACAACATAAAGGTTTGGATGAGCAGACACCAAAAAGTACCCCTCCACCTCGTGCTGCAAAGAAGCTTTCTGTCAGGACTCCAATTTTTATGCCGATTCAACAAAAAGAGAAAGTAGCTTCAAATAAGAAGGACCTAAACAGATCATCAAGCAAGAAATCTAATCGGATTCAGTCACCTGATTCATCTTTCTGCAGTTCTGGAGATGAAGATGATTTTGTTTCAAAGAAAGTGTTTCACAAGTTTCGCAATGAG GTTCTTCAAGAGATGAAACCCATCCGTGGCCTAGTATCAACAAGGTGTGATGCGATAATGAATGCTATAAGTGAGATCAAG AAAAAAGACAAGGACAATGAAGTTGACAATCCACCAATGGATGAAGCTGTCGAGACTACACCATACTATGAATTCAGTTCAAATTTTGTGCATGATCTGTATAAGAATTCTAAAGACACATTG GTTACTGAAGAGATCAATGGAAATCAAAGCGCTAGTTTGATGGAGGTGTATAATGAGGATAAAAATGATGCTCCG GATAAAAATGCTATGGATCAGCATGAAGCAAGAGATATCTGTGAATCACCG AACACAAAATTGGTTGATGATAATATCTGCGAAGCACATATATCAGATTCTCAATTCTCATTTCCAGATGAGGTGCTCAAAAGCATTAATCTTGATTTCATCAAATCCAATTTGGGAGTTGAAGATGAGTCTACAGTATTTGCATTCTACGtcttcatttattttcataaGCTTTCAGATTAA